One window of the Actinomycetota bacterium genome contains the following:
- a CDS encoding ABC transporter ATP-binding protein produces MFSRTVDASTLAGPMEPARTSAPAIALAGVTRMFGVIPAIIRVDLSVDPGEIVLIRGPNGAGKSTLLRIVATALSPTYGGGQVHGFDLLRGREEIRRRTELLGHRTRLYEDLTAAENLRFACAMHDVPPAGIPDTLERVGLADVSGERVRGFSQGMRQRLAVARALLRRPPLLLLDEPYAGLDAEAKDIVDAAVLDARTAGRTVVVATHDLTRGALATRTMFMDGGRVVPDPLREGRP; encoded by the coding sequence TCGCCGGACCCATGGAGCCGGCGCGGACGAGCGCACCGGCGATCGCGCTGGCCGGTGTCACCCGAATGTTCGGCGTCATTCCCGCCATCATCCGGGTGGACCTCTCGGTGGATCCGGGCGAGATCGTCCTGATCCGAGGCCCGAACGGAGCCGGCAAGAGCACGCTCCTGCGCATCGTCGCGACCGCGCTGTCCCCCACCTACGGAGGCGGGCAGGTGCACGGGTTCGACCTGCTGCGAGGGAGGGAGGAGATCCGCCGGCGGACCGAGCTCCTGGGGCATCGGACCCGCCTGTACGAGGACCTCACCGCCGCGGAGAACCTCCGGTTCGCCTGCGCCATGCACGACGTCCCGCCCGCCGGCATCCCCGATACGTTGGAGCGGGTGGGCCTGGCCGACGTGTCGGGCGAGCGGGTCCGCGGGTTCTCCCAGGGGATGCGCCAGCGGCTGGCCGTGGCCCGGGCCCTGCTCCGGCGGCCCCCGCTGCTGCTGCTGGACGAGCCGTACGCGGGGCTCGACGCCGAGGCCAAGGACATCGTGGACGCGGCCGTCCTGGACGCCCGCACCGCCGGACGCACCGTGGTCGTGGCCACGCACGACCTCACCCGAGGCGCCCTGGCCACCCGGACGATGTTCATGGACGGAGGGCGGGTCGTGCCCGACCCGTTGCGGGAAGGGCGCCCGTGA